In Deltaproteobacteria bacterium, a single window of DNA contains:
- the gmd gene encoding GDP-mannose 4,6-dehydratase, with product MKKALITGITGQDGSYLAELLLGKGHEVHGIIRRSSSFNTERIEHLYRDPHESDARVRLHYGDLNDSSSLQAILRSVQPDEVYNLAAQSHVRVSFDIPEYTSEITGLGSIRLLEAIRQVGIMPRFYQASSSELYGAAVETPQRETTPFNPCSPYGCAKAYSFYITKNYREAYGMHASNGILFNHESPRRGETFVTRKITRAATRIRVGLQDKLYLGNLEAKRDWGFAGDFVEAMWLMLQVDRADDYVIATGEMHSVREFLDLVFSMLDLDWHRYVEIDPRYFRPREVDMLLGDASKARKVLNWRPRVNFLQLARMMVDSDLALAEGEKRARG from the coding sequence ATGAAGAAGGCGCTGATCACCGGCATCACCGGGCAGGACGGCAGCTATCTCGCCGAGCTGCTGCTCGGCAAGGGCCATGAAGTCCACGGCATCATTCGCAGGTCCAGCTCGTTCAACACCGAGCGGATCGAGCATCTCTATCGCGACCCGCACGAGAGCGACGCAAGAGTGCGGCTCCACTACGGCGATCTGAACGACTCTTCGTCTCTGCAGGCGATCCTGCGCAGCGTCCAGCCCGACGAAGTGTACAACCTCGCTGCGCAGAGCCACGTCCGCGTCAGCTTCGACATCCCCGAGTATACGTCGGAGATCACCGGGCTCGGGTCCATCCGGCTGCTCGAAGCGATCCGGCAAGTCGGGATCATGCCGCGTTTCTACCAGGCATCGTCTTCCGAGTTGTATGGCGCTGCGGTCGAGACGCCCCAGCGCGAGACGACGCCGTTCAATCCCTGCAGCCCGTACGGGTGCGCGAAAGCGTATTCCTTCTACATCACGAAGAACTACCGCGAAGCGTATGGCATGCACGCGTCCAACGGGATCCTTTTCAATCACGAGAGTCCGAGGCGCGGGGAGACCTTCGTCACGCGCAAGATCACCCGCGCCGCGACGCGCATCCGGGTCGGCCTGCAGGACAAGCTCTACCTCGGAAACCTGGAGGCAAAGCGCGACTGGGGATTCGCGGGCGATTTCGTGGAGGCGATGTGGCTGATGCTGCAAGTCGACCGCGCCGACGATTACGTGATCGCGACCGGCGAGATGCATTCCGTGCGCGAGTTCCTCGATCTCGTCTTCTCCATGCTCGACCTCGACTGGCATCGCTACGTCGAGATCGACCCGCGCTACTTTCGTCCGCGGGAGGTCGACATGTTGCTTGGCGACGCGAGCAAGGCGCGCAAGGTCCTGAACTGGCGGCCGCGCGTGAATTTTCTCCAGCTCGCCAGGATGATGGTGGACAGTGATCTCGCGCTCGCGGAAGGGGAAAAGCGGGCCCGTGGTTGA
- the asnB gene encoding asparagine synthase (glutamine-hydrolyzing), whose amino-acid sequence MCGISGFVNRDKDRPADEALLRRMTDVIAHRGPDGSGHFCTGSVGLGHRRLAIIDLSQNGAQPMHNEDGAVTVTFNGEIYNHLPLREELIAKGHVFRSRCDTEVLVHGYEEWGDALPERLAGMFAFAIWDARRQRLFVARDRLGKKPLYYHLGSDRFIFASEIKSLLCDASVPRDLDDEALDLYLSARYVPAPLTMFAGIHKLPPASAAVYENGELKIRRYWKCQFPDETDARSEGELAHELWNRLRDATEARLMSDVPLGVFLSGGLDSSCIAAQLVDLRQKRGEGDVKSFSVGYRADDGSSELDQARRVAHALGTRHREVLVTAEDFHRFLPDLVWYMDEPIADAACVPLYYLSKRAREEVVVVLSGEGADEVLAGYPIYRTMLWMEQLRAAAPLASAALPFMRHPKARKYLRWATLPLEQRYRGVSVAFSDDEKARLIGRPAARVSERLVTRLAQEWAETEGLPPLERMLELDRRIWLPDDLLFKADKMTMATSQELRVPFLDHRLIEWAAGLPADVKLRGRTGKWLLRQAARDWLPAECTAPGKRGFTVPVSNWFRRQLHGPLRDALLASDSLARSRFGDKAVRRLLDDHQRGKSDRKEELYALWVLELWRKRFEVGARCAPAPAIQTTKRKVETGMGALRGRDIVCFSNDWDGDPLSKMHAMKILSRQNRVLWVNSIGNRRPTISMCDAQRMLKKVSGAMQGLRERHPNIWVLTPLAIPFYGSELVRAANGALLKAQIQRAMQHLGFEAPISWSFLPSSAPVSGTLGESLVVYHCVDEFSAFSDAPAQEIRELERRLLLKSDVVICSSEKLRADKARVNSNAHLVQHGVDLEHFAKAFDPATPTPDDLKGAPGPVIGFWGLIADWVDLQLIRHVADAFSGGTVVLLGNCATDMKPLDGAQNIRVLGRKRYADLPRYAKAFDVALMPFKMNELTLASNPLKVREYLAAGLPVVSTPIPEVERLSVCRIGKDADQVVREIAAAIAAGAGPSEVRAAQMRSEGWEARVAEMQEIVAAALVARKKAA is encoded by the coding sequence ATGTGCGGCATCAGCGGCTTCGTGAACCGCGACAAGGATCGGCCCGCGGACGAGGCGCTGCTGCGCCGGATGACCGACGTCATCGCGCATCGCGGTCCCGACGGCAGCGGCCACTTCTGCACCGGCTCGGTGGGCCTGGGCCACCGCCGCCTCGCGATCATCGATCTCTCGCAGAACGGCGCGCAGCCGATGCACAACGAGGACGGCGCGGTCACCGTCACCTTCAACGGCGAGATCTACAACCACCTGCCGCTGCGCGAGGAGCTGATCGCCAAAGGTCACGTCTTCCGATCGCGCTGCGACACCGAAGTGCTGGTCCATGGGTACGAGGAGTGGGGCGACGCGTTGCCGGAACGGCTGGCCGGAATGTTCGCGTTCGCCATCTGGGACGCGCGCAGGCAGCGGCTGTTCGTTGCTCGCGACCGGCTGGGAAAGAAGCCGCTCTATTACCATCTGGGGAGCGATCGGTTCATTTTCGCATCCGAGATCAAGTCGCTGCTCTGCGACGCGAGCGTGCCCCGCGACCTCGACGACGAGGCGCTCGATCTCTACCTGAGCGCCCGCTACGTGCCGGCGCCGCTGACGATGTTCGCCGGCATCCACAAGCTGCCCCCGGCGTCCGCTGCCGTCTACGAGAACGGCGAGCTGAAGATCCGGCGCTACTGGAAGTGCCAGTTCCCCGACGAGACCGACGCGCGCAGCGAGGGCGAGCTCGCGCACGAGCTATGGAACCGGCTCAGGGACGCGACCGAGGCGCGGCTCATGTCGGACGTGCCCCTCGGCGTCTTCCTCTCCGGTGGCCTGGACTCGAGCTGCATCGCCGCGCAGCTCGTCGACCTGCGGCAGAAGCGCGGGGAGGGCGACGTGAAGTCGTTCTCGGTCGGCTACCGGGCCGATGACGGCAGCTCGGAGCTGGACCAGGCCCGCCGGGTGGCCCACGCGCTCGGCACGCGACATCGCGAAGTGCTGGTCACCGCCGAGGACTTCCACCGCTTCCTGCCGGATCTCGTCTGGTACATGGACGAGCCCATCGCGGACGCCGCCTGCGTGCCGCTGTACTATCTGTCGAAGCGGGCGCGGGAAGAGGTGGTGGTGGTCCTCTCCGGCGAAGGCGCCGACGAGGTGCTGGCCGGCTACCCCATCTACCGGACCATGCTGTGGATGGAGCAGCTCCGCGCGGCCGCTCCGCTCGCTTCGGCGGCGCTGCCGTTCATGCGGCACCCGAAGGCGCGAAAGTACCTGCGCTGGGCGACGCTGCCGCTCGAGCAGCGCTACCGCGGCGTCTCCGTCGCCTTCAGCGACGACGAGAAAGCGCGCCTCATCGGCCGCCCGGCGGCGCGGGTCAGCGAACGGCTGGTGACCCGGCTTGCCCAGGAGTGGGCGGAGACCGAGGGGCTGCCTCCGCTCGAACGGATGCTGGAGCTCGACCGGCGCATCTGGCTGCCGGACGATCTGCTCTTCAAGGCCGACAAGATGACGATGGCCACCTCGCAGGAGCTGCGGGTGCCGTTCCTCGACCACCGCCTGATCGAGTGGGCCGCGGGGCTTCCCGCGGACGTGAAGCTGCGCGGCAGGACCGGGAAGTGGCTACTGCGGCAGGCCGCGCGCGACTGGCTGCCTGCGGAGTGTACCGCTCCGGGCAAGCGCGGGTTCACGGTCCCGGTCTCGAACTGGTTCCGGCGGCAGCTCCACGGTCCTTTGCGCGATGCCTTGCTGGCCTCGGACTCTCTGGCCCGCTCGCGGTTCGGCGACAAGGCGGTCCGGCGTCTGCTCGACGATCACCAGCGCGGCAAGAGCGACCGCAAGGAAGAGCTGTATGCGCTCTGGGTGCTCGAGCTGTGGCGCAAGCGGTTCGAGGTCGGCGCGCGCTGCGCGCCGGCGCCCGCGATCCAGACGACGAAGCGAAAGGTGGAAACGGGGATGGGAGCACTTCGGGGTCGCGACATCGTCTGCTTCTCCAACGACTGGGACGGGGATCCGCTCTCCAAGATGCACGCGATGAAGATTCTCTCCAGGCAGAACCGCGTGCTTTGGGTGAACAGCATCGGCAACCGCCGCCCGACCATCTCGATGTGCGACGCGCAGCGGATGCTGAAGAAGGTGTCCGGCGCGATGCAGGGGCTTCGTGAGCGGCATCCCAACATCTGGGTGCTGACACCGCTCGCCATTCCCTTCTACGGCAGCGAGCTGGTCCGCGCCGCGAACGGAGCGCTGCTCAAGGCGCAGATCCAGCGGGCGATGCAGCATCTCGGGTTCGAGGCCCCGATCTCCTGGAGCTTCTTGCCCAGCTCGGCGCCCGTCTCGGGCACTCTCGGCGAATCCCTGGTCGTCTATCACTGCGTCGACGAGTTCAGCGCCTTCAGCGACGCGCCGGCACAGGAGATCCGCGAGCTGGAGCGCCGCCTGCTGCTCAAGTCGGACGTGGTGATCTGCTCGTCGGAGAAGCTGCGGGCCGACAAGGCGCGGGTGAACTCGAACGCTCACCTGGTGCAGCACGGCGTCGATCTGGAGCATTTCGCGAAGGCGTTCGATCCGGCCACTCCCACTCCGGACGACCTGAAAGGCGCGCCCGGGCCCGTCATCGGTTTCTGGGGCCTCATCGCCGATTGGGTCGATCTGCAGCTCATCCGCCACGTCGCGGACGCCTTTTCCGGCGGGACCGTGGTCCTGCTCGGGAATTGTGCAACCGACATGAAGCCGCTGGACGGCGCGCAGAACATCCGCGTTCTCGGCCGGAAGCGATACGCCGATCTGCCGCGGTACGCGAAGGCGTTCGACGTGGCGCTGATGCCCTTCAAGATGAACGAGCTGACTCTCGCCTCCAACCCGCTCAAGGTCCGCGAGTACCTGGCGGCCGGACTTCCCGTCGTGTCCACGCCGATCCCGGAAGTGGAACGGCTCTCCGTGTGCCGCATCGGCAAGGACGCCGACCAGGTGGTCCGGGAGATCGCGGCCGCCATTGCCGCCGGAGCGGGACCCAGCGAGGTGCGCGCGGCGCAGATGAGAAGCGAGGGTTGGGAAGCGCGCGTCGCCGAGATGCAGGAGATCGTCGCCGCGGCGCTGGTGGCTCGCAAGAAGGCGGCGTGA
- a CDS encoding nucleotide sugar dehydrogenase — protein MLQVKEPTLLDRILAKDAVVGICGLGYVGLPLALTFGEKGFPVIGFDIDKRKIEAIEKGESYIKHIAAERIARATRSEKPFTVTMDFRRAAKADALILCVPTPLNANREPDMTYIENTARAIGPYVHSGQLVVLESSTYPGTTEEVVKPIVEKLSGLRAGIDFFLAFSPEREDPGNPHFNTATIPKVVGGHTTQCTEVACALYASAITRVVPVKGTREAELTKLLENIFRCVNIALVNEMKLLCERMNIDLWEVIEAAKTKPFGFMPFYPGPGLGGHCIPIDPYYLTWKAREFEFNTRFIELAGEINWQMPHHVVDRTMDALNEQGKALKGARVLILGLAYKKNIDDLRESPSIRLIELFREKGAHVSYHDPYCPKMKEMRHQPKYMLEMESVPLETAKDADVVVIATDHECIDYEQLVRDATLVIDTRNATKNVTFGKDKVRTA, from the coding sequence ATGCTCCAGGTCAAAGAGCCGACGCTGCTCGATCGCATCCTCGCGAAGGACGCGGTGGTCGGCATCTGCGGATTGGGGTACGTGGGACTGCCGCTCGCGCTCACGTTCGGTGAGAAGGGCTTCCCGGTCATCGGGTTCGACATCGACAAGCGGAAGATCGAGGCCATCGAGAAGGGCGAAAGCTACATCAAGCACATCGCCGCCGAGCGCATCGCCAGGGCAACGAGGTCGGAGAAGCCGTTCACCGTGACGATGGACTTCCGCCGGGCGGCGAAGGCCGACGCGCTGATCCTGTGCGTGCCCACGCCGCTCAACGCGAACCGCGAGCCGGACATGACGTACATCGAGAACACCGCGCGGGCCATCGGACCTTACGTGCATTCCGGCCAACTCGTCGTCCTGGAGAGCTCGACGTATCCAGGGACCACCGAAGAGGTGGTGAAGCCCATCGTCGAGAAGCTCTCCGGGCTCCGCGCCGGCATCGACTTCTTCCTCGCGTTCTCGCCGGAGCGCGAGGATCCGGGCAACCCGCATTTCAATACCGCGACCATTCCCAAGGTGGTGGGCGGGCACACGACGCAGTGCACCGAGGTGGCCTGCGCGCTGTACGCGAGCGCGATCACCAGGGTGGTCCCGGTGAAGGGCACGCGCGAGGCCGAGCTGACCAAGCTGCTCGAGAACATCTTCCGCTGCGTGAACATCGCGCTCGTCAACGAGATGAAGCTCCTCTGCGAGCGGATGAACATCGACCTCTGGGAAGTGATCGAGGCGGCGAAGACCAAGCCGTTCGGGTTCATGCCCTTCTACCCGGGCCCGGGCCTCGGCGGGCACTGCATCCCGATCGATCCGTACTACCTGACCTGGAAGGCGCGCGAGTTCGAGTTCAACACCCGGTTCATCGAGCTGGCCGGCGAGATCAACTGGCAGATGCCGCACCACGTAGTGGACCGGACGATGGACGCCCTCAACGAGCAGGGCAAGGCGCTCAAGGGCGCCCGCGTGCTGATCCTCGGCCTCGCCTACAAGAAGAACATCGACGATCTGCGCGAGAGTCCCAGCATCCGCTTGATCGAGCTGTTCCGCGAGAAGGGCGCGCACGTCAGCTACCACGATCCGTACTGCCCGAAGATGAAGGAGATGCGGCACCAGCCCAAGTACATGCTGGAGATGGAGAGCGTTCCGCTGGAGACGGCGAAGGATGCGGACGTGGTGGTGATCGCCACGGACCACGAGTGCATCGACTACGAGCAGCTCGTGCGCGACGCCACCCTGGTGATCGACACGCGGAACGCGACGAAGAACGTCACCTTCGGCAAGGACAAGGTGCGAACGGCGTAG
- a CDS encoding zinc-binding dehydrogenase, producing the protein MRQVVITRRGGPEVLEVREAPDLKPAPGQVRIRVRAAGVNFADVMARVGMYPDAPPLPGVLGYEVSGEIDLPIDRAGEKVIALTRFGGQSEMVCVPAGAVIPMPSGLSFAEAASIPVVWLTAWHMLVELGNLRRGHVVLIHAAAGGVGTAAVQICRKFGATSIGTASSGKHERLRELGLSHAIDYRKLDFEQEVKRITGGRGVDIALDPVGTFRKSFRCLAPVGRLMMYGASATVSGERRNLFAALGTVLKMRWFHPLQLLPDNKGIFGVNMGQLWGETELLAREMREVLKGFSAGEFKAIVDQEVPFAEARRAHERLQARKNFGKVVLVP; encoded by the coding sequence ATGCGACAGGTCGTCATCACGCGGCGGGGCGGGCCGGAGGTCCTGGAGGTGCGGGAGGCGCCGGACCTGAAGCCGGCGCCCGGACAAGTTCGCATCCGCGTGCGCGCGGCGGGTGTGAACTTCGCCGACGTGATGGCGCGCGTCGGCATGTACCCCGACGCGCCGCCCTTGCCAGGTGTGCTCGGGTACGAGGTTTCGGGAGAGATCGATCTGCCGATCGACCGCGCAGGCGAGAAGGTGATCGCGCTGACGAGGTTCGGCGGGCAAAGCGAGATGGTCTGCGTGCCGGCGGGCGCGGTCATACCGATGCCTTCCGGTTTGAGCTTCGCGGAGGCGGCGTCGATTCCGGTGGTCTGGCTGACCGCCTGGCACATGCTGGTGGAGCTCGGCAATCTGCGGCGCGGCCACGTGGTGCTCATTCACGCAGCGGCGGGCGGTGTCGGGACTGCCGCGGTGCAGATCTGCAGGAAGTTCGGCGCGACCTCCATCGGAACCGCATCGTCGGGAAAGCACGAGCGGCTCCGCGAGCTCGGGCTCTCGCACGCGATCGACTACCGGAAGCTCGACTTCGAGCAGGAGGTGAAGCGCATCACCGGCGGCCGCGGCGTCGACATCGCGCTCGATCCGGTGGGTACGTTTCGCAAGAGCTTCCGCTGCCTCGCGCCGGTGGGAAGGCTGATGATGTACGGCGCGAGCGCCACTGTTTCCGGAGAGAGGCGGAACCTCTTCGCCGCGCTCGGGACGGTGCTGAAGATGCGCTGGTTCCACCCGCTGCAGCTTCTGCCGGACAACAAAGGCATCTTCGGCGTGAACATGGGGCAGCTCTGGGGCGAGACGGAGCTGCTCGCGAGGGAGATGCGGGAGGTCCTGAAGGGCTTTTCGGCCGGGGAGTTCAAGGCCATCGTCGACCAGGAAGTGCCCTTCGCCGAAGCGCGCCGCGCCCACGAACGGCTGCAGGCGAGGAAGAATTTCGGGAAAGTGGTGCTGGTGCCGTGA
- a CDS encoding GDP-L-fucose synthase, whose amino-acid sequence MYEAAVTYWKNKRVVVTGGAGFLGSFVTEALRGEGADPFVPRSAAFDLRDAGNVRRLYRETQPDHVLHLAARVGGIGANRTNPGTFFYDNLMMGVNVLHEAHVCGVPRVLVVGTICAYPKHCPVPFREDDLWNGYPEETNAPYGIAKKSLTVMSDAYRRQFGLRSTVVYPVNLYGPRDNFDLETSHVIPAMIRKFLAAKESGTSEVVLWGDGSPTREFLYVEDCAQALLLAAERYDSSDPVNIGSGVEISIRELASLVAAAAGYAGRIVWDASRPNGQLRRRLDVSRARERFGFTATTPLSEGIGRTIEWYRKERMR is encoded by the coding sequence ATGTATGAAGCCGCGGTGACGTACTGGAAGAACAAGCGCGTGGTGGTGACCGGCGGGGCGGGATTCCTCGGATCCTTCGTCACCGAAGCGCTCCGTGGCGAAGGGGCCGACCCGTTCGTACCCAGGAGCGCGGCCTTCGACCTCCGGGACGCGGGCAACGTGCGTCGGCTGTACCGGGAGACCCAGCCCGATCATGTCCTGCACCTCGCCGCCAGGGTGGGCGGCATCGGTGCAAATCGGACGAATCCGGGCACGTTCTTCTACGACAATCTGATGATGGGAGTGAATGTCCTGCACGAGGCGCACGTCTGCGGCGTGCCGCGCGTGCTGGTGGTGGGCACCATCTGCGCGTATCCGAAGCACTGCCCCGTGCCCTTCCGCGAGGATGACCTGTGGAACGGCTATCCGGAGGAAACCAACGCGCCTTACGGGATCGCCAAGAAGTCGCTGACGGTCATGTCCGATGCGTACCGGCGCCAGTTCGGGCTACGATCCACCGTGGTGTACCCGGTGAATCTGTATGGACCGCGCGACAACTTCGATCTGGAGACCTCACACGTCATCCCGGCGATGATCCGGAAGTTCCTGGCAGCGAAAGAGAGCGGCACGAGCGAAGTCGTCCTCTGGGGCGACGGCTCTCCCACCCGCGAATTCCTTTACGTCGAAGATTGCGCGCAAGCCCTGCTGCTCGCGGCCGAGCGATACGACTCCAGCGATCCGGTGAACATCGGCTCGGGCGTGGAGATCTCGATCCGCGAGCTCGCCTCGCTGGTGGCCGCGGCGGCTGGCTACGCCGGGCGGATCGTCTGGGACGCGTCACGGCCGAATGGGCAGCTCCGCCGGCGGCTCGACGTGTCGCGTGCCCGCGAGCGTTTCGGCTTCACCGCTACGACACCTTTGTCCGAAGGCATCGGTCGCACGATCGAATGGTACCGGAAGGAACGGATGCGATGA
- a CDS encoding TldD/PmbA family protein: MLYLLLVAAVAFNPDPKDPRQRQLAAMAEELQRAHKSLQLRGHDAPYFLSYAVRGIETQEIGAKYGAVFVDRRRRDRRLQVDVRVGSYQFDNTGTPEMFEFEGAESGYSAGREAPLDDDPAALRNSLWLLTDETYKKALSAFLKKKGKQVYRPDDPETPPSFSREQPQVSVDPPATFSFDRARWNRELREQTQRLGAHPELFDSHVRVSVDHEEREFASTEGARLVTERVIYALHVQAWARAPDGMLLEDSRDFYGASEIELPRGADLSKRIDVMVDELLALRKAPVLDPYTGPALLEPEAAGVLFHEAVGHRLEGERQNDDKDGRTFKGQVDKPILPFFISVIDDPTQRAAGPVSLNGYYRFDDQGVPGQKTVLVEKGVLRTFLMSRAPVQGVPPQSNGHGRSAPGRDPVARMSNLIVESSKAMPWPKLKEALIAEAKRQEKPFGLIIRDVTGGNTDTSGYAYQAFKGQPRLVYKVDANTGAETLVRGVEIVGTPLLSINKIIATGDEQRVFNGYCGAESGYVAVSTVAPTILVSEIELQRTRKDTGRPPVLPSPWARPPVSATR; this comes from the coding sequence ATGCTGTACCTGCTGCTGGTTGCTGCCGTTGCCTTCAATCCGGATCCGAAAGACCCACGGCAGCGTCAGCTCGCCGCGATGGCGGAGGAGCTCCAGCGGGCGCACAAGAGCCTGCAGCTTCGCGGACACGATGCTCCCTACTTCCTCAGCTACGCAGTCCGCGGCATCGAGACGCAGGAGATCGGCGCCAAGTACGGAGCGGTCTTCGTCGACCGCCGGCGGCGCGACAGGCGGCTGCAGGTCGACGTGCGCGTCGGGAGCTACCAGTTCGACAACACCGGCACGCCCGAGATGTTCGAGTTCGAAGGGGCGGAGTCCGGATACTCGGCAGGGCGAGAAGCTCCTCTCGACGACGATCCCGCCGCGCTGCGCAACTCGCTCTGGCTCTTGACGGACGAGACGTACAAGAAGGCGCTCTCGGCGTTCCTGAAGAAGAAGGGCAAGCAGGTGTACCGGCCCGACGATCCGGAGACGCCGCCCAGCTTCTCCCGTGAACAGCCGCAGGTGTCGGTCGATCCGCCGGCGACGTTCTCGTTCGATCGCGCCCGCTGGAACCGGGAGCTCCGCGAGCAGACCCAGCGGCTCGGAGCGCACCCCGAGCTGTTCGACTCGCACGTGCGCGTGTCGGTGGATCACGAGGAGCGCGAGTTCGCCAGCACCGAAGGCGCGCGGCTGGTGACGGAAAGGGTGATCTACGCGCTGCACGTCCAGGCCTGGGCGCGCGCTCCCGACGGGATGCTGCTCGAGGACAGCCGCGACTTCTACGGGGCGAGCGAGATCGAGCTTCCCCGCGGGGCGGACCTTTCGAAGCGAATCGACGTGATGGTGGACGAGCTCCTGGCCTTGCGGAAGGCGCCGGTGCTCGACCCGTACACAGGTCCGGCACTGCTCGAGCCTGAGGCGGCGGGAGTGCTCTTCCACGAGGCGGTCGGGCACCGGCTCGAGGGCGAGCGCCAGAACGACGACAAGGATGGACGCACCTTCAAGGGCCAGGTGGACAAGCCGATCCTGCCGTTCTTCATCAGCGTCATCGACGATCCGACGCAGCGGGCAGCGGGTCCGGTTTCGCTCAACGGGTATTACCGCTTCGACGACCAGGGCGTTCCCGGCCAGAAGACCGTCCTCGTCGAGAAGGGCGTGCTGAGGACGTTCCTGATGTCGCGGGCACCGGTCCAGGGCGTGCCGCCGCAGTCGAACGGCCACGGGCGCTCGGCGCCGGGGCGCGATCCCGTGGCGCGGATGTCGAATCTGATCGTCGAGTCGTCGAAGGCGATGCCGTGGCCGAAACTGAAGGAAGCGCTGATCGCCGAGGCAAAGAGGCAGGAGAAGCCGTTCGGGCTGATCATCCGCGACGTCACGGGAGGAAACACCGACACCAGCGGCTACGCGTACCAGGCCTTCAAGGGGCAGCCGCGGCTCGTCTACAAGGTGGACGCGAACACGGGCGCGGAGACGCTGGTGCGCGGCGTGGAGATCGTCGGAACGCCGCTGCTATCGATCAACAAGATCATTGCGACGGGCGACGAGCAGCGCGTGTTCAACGGGTACTGCGGGGCGGAGAGCGGTTACGTCGCGGTGAGCACGGTGGCTCCGACCATCCTGGTGAGCGAGATCGAGCTGCAGCGGACGCGCAAGGACACGGGACGTCCGCCGGTGCTTCCGTCGCCCTGGGCGCGGCCGCCAGTCTCGGCGACGCGTTAG
- a CDS encoding glycosyltransferase family 4 protein → MTSQHETRVLLVGDYPPPNGGVATHVEELFRAVRGRGGVCEVLDIGKGQLPAAGVIPAGSVPRFSALLGSYAARGFRIHVHTSGSNPKSWMLAQACAAAGRVSGGALITLHSGLGPAWLLAKRSRRTMAKAVLAQFARVIAVSGEIRDALVQCGVAGVDVVPAFSHEFIKPGPPPEALATLRAGASPLYCAMIAPRPEYGQGILLRAFADVRVKIPAAALALYGPGSDSVREDGVHPFGELHRSQALAVMAACDIFVRPTLADGDSVSVREALALGRRVVATSVGHRPPGVRLVPPGDARALADALIASSAEPAGSPEATGPDGLERILSLYGVTACAASAAS, encoded by the coding sequence ATGACGTCGCAGCACGAGACCCGGGTGCTTCTCGTGGGTGACTACCCGCCGCCGAACGGCGGGGTAGCCACGCATGTGGAAGAACTTTTCCGTGCGGTCCGCGGTCGGGGCGGCGTCTGTGAAGTGCTGGACATCGGCAAGGGACAGCTTCCGGCGGCGGGAGTGATCCCGGCGGGCAGCGTTCCCCGATTCTCCGCGCTGCTCGGGTCGTATGCGGCGCGGGGCTTCCGGATCCATGTCCACACCAGCGGGAGCAATCCCAAATCCTGGATGCTCGCGCAGGCTTGCGCGGCGGCCGGACGCGTTTCCGGCGGCGCGCTGATCACGCTCCACTCCGGCCTTGGCCCGGCCTGGCTGCTGGCGAAGCGGTCCCGCCGGACGATGGCAAAGGCGGTGCTGGCCCAGTTCGCGCGGGTGATCGCGGTCAGCGGCGAAATCCGCGACGCGCTCGTGCAGTGCGGCGTCGCTGGCGTCGACGTCGTGCCCGCCTTCTCGCACGAGTTCATCAAGCCCGGGCCCCCGCCGGAGGCGCTCGCCACGCTGCGCGCAGGGGCGTCGCCACTCTACTGCGCGATGATCGCTCCCCGTCCCGAGTACGGCCAGGGAATCCTGCTGCGCGCATTCGCCGACGTGCGGGTGAAGATTCCCGCCGCCGCGCTGGCGCTGTACGGCCCCGGAAGCGATTCGGTCCGCGAGGACGGAGTGCATCCCTTCGGCGAGCTCCATCGGTCGCAGGCGCTCGCGGTGATGGCGGCGTGCGACATCTTCGTGCGGCCCACGCTTGCGGATGGAGATTCGGTCAGCGTTCGCGAGGCGCTGGCGCTCGGGCGCAGGGTGGTGGCGACGTCCGTCGGCCATCGGCCGCCGGGAGTGCGTCTGGTGCCGCCCGGGGACGCCCGGGCGCTGGCAGATGCGCTGATCGCCTCGTCGGCCGAGCCCGCCGGCAGCCCGGAAGCGACCGGTCCCGACGGGCTGGAACGGATTCTCTCGCTCTACGGAGTCACGGCATGTGCGGCATCAGCGGCTTCGTGA